The Oncorhynchus tshawytscha isolate Ot180627B linkage group LG08, Otsh_v2.0, whole genome shotgun sequence genome window below encodes:
- the LOC112256786 gene encoding uncharacterized protein LOC112256786, which yields MGSGSSRGKKVAPASVNEMNSFRRDDNTVHVLKEERHLFKPLKITKSTNLSQSRNRAQQDCHSEGHDSEFSVEDDDIDVELNRVLQEYDNRELRSKRKTYQTKPFIRSNTYGLCYSSRVHNESVFNSTPHWQSSELSEGPGACCPDNGSVGVKDKKGIPVFNQFCKNTQIQFSSGTQENDLLTTGSACVESVPRAETDSVLDDGNGPSLSMPVILYDGSEVDLMETIEREFS from the exons atgggtaGCGGTAGTAGTCGAGGAAAGAAGGTTGCTCCTGCCAGTGTCAACGAGATGAACTCATTCAGAAGAGATGACAACACAGTCCACGTTTTGAAAGAGGAAAGACACTTGTTCAAACCATTGAAAATAACTAAATCTACGAATTTAAGTCAGTCACGAAATAGAGCGCAACAAGACTGCCACAGTGAAGGACACGATTCTGAATTTTCCGTAGAGGATGATGACATTGATGTGGAACTGAATCGAGTTCTACAGGAATATGACAATCGGGAATTGCGTTCCAAGAGGAAAACGTATCAAACGAAACCTTTCATAAGGTCTAATACATATGGGTTATGTTATTCCAGTCGAGTCCACAATGAAAGCGTTTTCAATTCAACCCCTCACTGGCAGAGTTCTGAATTGTCGGAGGGGCCTGGGGCATGTTGTCCAGATAACGGTTCTGTTGGAGTCAAGGACAAGAAAGGCATCCCGGTCTTCAACCAGTTTTGCAAAAATACACAGATTCAGTTCTCAAGCGGAACTCAGGAAAAT GACTTGTTGACAACGGGGTCAGCTTGTGTGGAGTCAGTGCCTCGAGCAGAAACAGACTC AGTCCTGGACGATGGCaatggtccctctctctccatgcctgtcATTCTGTATGATGGATCAGAAGTGGACCTGAtggagaccatagagagagagtttAGTTGA